The genomic DNA taggGCAGTTCATCATCTCCAGACCAAACCGTCAACCCGATGCTTATGTGACTTATGATGTGTCAGTACTTATCCAACGTGACTCATCATGATAGGTTGAGTGAGActtacataaatatttttttgtaaaaattattctggaaaataagaaaaataaaaataaaaaaaagttcaaaaaaaatcGGGAGACAAAGAGGTGAGAGGGTCTCGATTCGGGCCACCACCCCGATTGGAGTCGTTGGTGACCCCCAAGGGCATCAGCAATCCCAATCGGGCGGTGTGGTAGAGATCGAGGCTCCACCCGTCGAAATGGGAAGAATCCCCAAATGGAGATAGTTGATTGCCCTTGATTGaaacattattaaaactttgtATACCGGATTGtaacaattttttctttttgccccAAAATGTTACACTTTATAAACTTTGTGCCCTCCTGGAGTAATTAACCCATAAAATTGAGATGGATAGACGGAATAAGATTTAGGCTAGTGACACTGATCTATTTTATAGACGGAATAAGATTTAGGCTAGTGACACTGATCTATTTTATATCGAAACCACAAGTTCTAGACCTGAATTTCCAGTTTTAGAGTTCTCCATGCTTTACCAAAATGTGTATTGGTTTAGAGGGTTTCGCCCTTATTCCTCTAAAATAAAGTCTTGTGTTTGAGCcttgcaaaaagaaaagattcaCGATCACAATTAGGAGAGTTTCACCTCTTAATGGCCGACCAACCAAGCCCGAACCTGGATTAGATGGGAACCACTAGAATTCCAGATATTAATTAGTGGTGCACTCATACAAAGGGTCCTATATGTTTCTCTTCTTGGCACTTCTTCTATCCCCTACTGCACCCACCGCATCCCCTGAACGTACCAAACTATATATGAGACTGATCCCCAACCGGCCCGAGTTAATGGAcacaattgaaaaaaaaaaaaaaaagaggaggaaaTTAATCTAGATACAACATGAAGTGCCACAATCACATGCGGAAATTCGAATTTGAAACTTTGAATTCATGATTTACTATATAAAGCAACTGCCAAGACGATATATATTACTCATGCCAAAAATAACATGCACAAGTATGAAATTGCAAAGAGAAAACAGTAGCCAGCTTCCTTTCTCCCTATacaccttatatatatatatatatagcaaacCGCCCGTGCCCTTAAATTGTATGATCAACCTTTGGTTCTTATAATAGTGATGGTGCCTCTTCCCTGTGTATGGATTCTTGTGAGGGCCACCACAGCCTTGCCGGAGAGGCCAGGGCCATGAGGGGACACGCAAGTCGGCCGGCATGCGAAATCCCCAACGGGGTGGCGGACCGGCCTTGTAGGCGGCATCAGGATCCTCTCATTGATGTCGTTTAAAGTTACGTCCCCTTCAGTCCCGCCCGGCTTCACCAGGGCAAATGGATACACCAGTCTCTTTATGACTCTCTTCTTTCTCATCCTATCTCCACTAAATTCTACATATGCAGAAGAAAATTCCAGGGAATTCAGTTAGCTTAAACACGAAATATTATTCTATATATGTCGAACATTCAGTTACGAGCATGTATGTGATTAATTACCAGATGAATAAGGGACCGTGTCTAGGGAGTGGATGGAAACTTTATCAGAATTGGTTTTGTTGCAACTCTTCTTGGATGAGTCCTTGAACGAAGGCGAGGAGCAGTCCAGGATCTCATCAAGGCCCGGCAATATTGTTGTTGCTTCTTTCGGGGTCTGAATCTCTGGGAATACGTTTCCCTCCTCGACATAGCTGGTTTGGCTCCTCGAGTCTGCACTTCCGATCGACGAGTTAGTTCCTATCTACTCCCGCAACGACATAGATACATGCACTTGATGTATAATATGCACGTACACACAACATACATATAAGTCACCCACCTGATAATCCACTATTGCTGCTACTGATGTGGCTGGTACAGTTCAAGTTCTCAAGCGGGCCCCAGCCCCAACTGCAGTTTGAATTCCAGTAGCTCTGCAAAGAAGAAAGTCGTCTTATAGTTGTCAGCCACTCTCACGATCACCATAACCACCACCACCTAATcctatgcatatatatgcatatataaatatatatattctgtgAGTGTATacataaaatatattgatgtaCGAATGAAAgcttcgttttttttttgctgaatatgTACGAGTGAAAGCAGTCTTGACCAATTGTTGCAGATTTCACGTTGCAATGACCAAGGTTGAGTTGAATGGATTCAACAAACATGGAAAGCACTACTTAGGTCCTCAATTTTAGACACCcttttcaatttagtcctaaTTCTTCTTTTATGATTCAATCTTGTCTTCAATGTTCCACGAATTTTCCTGTTTAGTCCATCTGGAACTGACTCTGATCTATGTTACGAAATTTTTAAGATATATTcgaaacaatatatatatttcacttTATTTTCAAGAggaagttttttttaatgaatgagGAAGTGATCTTAATTTAGTGGGATAAAACGCCCTACGTTTAATCTTAATTTACATTTGAAATGTAaccaaaagaaatatatatttatatatttaaaaaaattaaaattaaataataaactgGAAAACTCAGCTTATCGAGATTAGCAGCAAAAGCTGGTATAAGACTAAAGCAACTAATTAACTCCAGTAATGTATAAGGAGTGGAAGATGGCAAAATTTAGGATAAGATTGAAATGATAAGAGAAAGCATAAGGACGAAAACATAAAACCAGTGCAAGATCGAGGACTGAAAGTATACTTTCTCCTCCAAGTCGAAAACGTTGGAATTGAGCAGTCTTTGTTGTAAGGCTACAAGGGTCAAAAGCGATCGAGAGAGCTTCAAGACTCGTACTCTTTCTTACCTTGAAAGCAAGATCTTCACCGTAAAGCAGTGATCGCCTTCGCTTGGACCGACCTCCGTACTCAACGAGTGCATCTTGGAGATATCCCGTGGAACGGTCATCGGAGTTGGAAGAATCATATGCCATTGTTGAAAAGTATGGCGGAGTGCTCTCCATGACTGCACACACCACAGCACggcttaataattatatatatagaagggAAAGGGATAATGTGTGTGTGAGAAAGACTTATATATACAATGAAATGGGTAATGGCTCAATCATGGGGAGACAGATGCAGTGGTGTATGTATAGACAAAAACAGTGAAAGTAGAAAGAAGAAATGGAAGTGGAGGAGGAGACGATGGGATGACTACCTATACTTAATGAAATGTCTGCGTTGAAAACTCCAAGGTTGTGGAGATCCCAACCtagggaagaggaagaagagcaaGGAGAATAGTGTAGGGAGTGAACATGATGATCGCCATCCATGTCTTGGGTGAGAGACAGCATCGGAATGATGGTCAAAGGATCCTATTTATACTATTATATGTGTATaagatttcaattttttctctATGAACTCTCCTATTCGGAAACTTAATTGGACCTCCATTAATCCAGTCAAGTCAGTTGGGTTCATTAACAAGTAATTGggcatgaatttttttgtattcACAAGTACTCAAACTCGAGATCttatttaagcaaaacaagcgtcgaaccgcttgaactaaTTCAAATaagatttcaatttcaatgaCTCATAAAGTCTCTATTTATTTCGATCCAGCCCTTGGAAGTTTCGTGCTCTTGCAATTTGCACCCTTTGGTTCGAGTTGTCCTCCTTGAACCCCTAGGGTTTCCAAATTTTCTCAATCCACCCAAAGCAGCATGAAGAATGATGTGTCGTTACTTGCCACTAAAATGGGTTTGCAGCAAGATCAGGGTTCTAGACAAAGATGGATTAGCATATACATGTGTTGAAAGTTGGTGTGCCACACATCTAAATGTTGATTAGAAATTCATGAGATTATAAACGAATATCAATCTAACAATTCGAGGTTTTGAAATGGAAATAGATCAAATCGCTAACAGGTACCGCAAAAAATTTACAGTATACCTAATGCAATGACAAAGGGAGGACAAGACGAACaggcatacatatatatatatatatatatgatcgcTCATAACTGCAGTCCTCATCGAGACTAGCCGGACAAGAAACCGGCCCTTGATGGGACTGCAAGAGGTGGAGTTAGGCAACGCGAAATTGTAGGGGTCAATTGAGAGAGACAATAAGCTTGAGGGagcaaattgaaaagtgagACATAGAAATTGAGAGGCTATTTTGGAGGAAGCGGTCagtcaacggcgaggaaggGAGAAAAGGCAATTTGATTCTTGGGATATGGAAATGGGGTCGAGTCACCTCTCCCCAATCGCCTTtagaattttactttttatgatTATATTAGGGGGGTGACGGGTGAGAGTAAGTAAGGTGGGGGACTAAATTATTGCGAGGGTTATGATATGATGTCTTGtgggaaataaataaataaaattattaattattttttgcaaaaaagtaaaaggcAAGGGGAGAGAAAGACATGCAATAGacacacaaattcaaatttcagcttttcctttttgccctTCCCTTCCTCCTCAGATACGGTCACCAAACATTTCCTCTTTTCTGGCCTCCAATTGGGTCCTCGTGAcacctttttttccttccacACTAAGCCCATGGTGGGGTCATTTCAGATTTATCCCACCACACCACCTCGATTACCAATTAATGTTTTTCAACAGGGGTATGCTCCTTCCTTCCTGCTCTCCCTGTGCTGCTTGGCATGCTTTGGTGGGG from Punica granatum isolate Tunisia-2019 chromosome 2, ASM765513v2, whole genome shotgun sequence includes the following:
- the LOC116194656 gene encoding uncharacterized protein LOC116194656, which produces MLSLTQDMDGDHHVHSLHYSPCSSSSSLGWDLHNLGVFNADISLSIVMESTPPYFSTMAYDSSNSDDRSTGYLQDALVEYGGRSKRRRSLLYGEDLAFKSYWNSNCSWGWGPLENLNCTSHISSSNSGLSDSRSQTSYVEEGNVFPEIQTPKEATTILPGLDEILDCSSPSFKDSSKKSCNKTNSDKVSIHSLDTVPYSSEFSGDRMRKKRVIKRLVYPFALVKPGGTEGDVTLNDINERILMPPTRPVRHPVGDFACRPTCVSPHGPGLSGKAVVALTRIHTQGRGTITIIRTKG